In a single window of the Campylobacter fetus subsp. testudinum 03-427 genome:
- the sapA5 gene encoding surface array protein A produces the protein MLNKTDVSMLYITIMGMASEGDGNKYWLDYANSNSLGVSSLANIMLDSPGAAKFFGDSLLAGNEKEFVTKIYSIALGSTSDVDGINYWTKAITGGGEFTDSKGNVINVASLSKGDLIGAMIDSMVNGGSAESKAIFEAKAAASDYFADATLGKDITGLDEGTTSKLISEITSASDLDKVKGEIDGLKESIDEAGLNKIALTTENDTITGTEGGDLISGVVGTAAESTLNPGDKIDGGAGNDVLKVDLKGNFKGLKDDGYIKNIEKLSLTNSSVSNRTFDAKGIDGLQTVALSGEKGISVTNLANIVDLEVSGFKGNSLSIDAMYAEKVLDGNADVQNLKVNSVGTKDAGVTVTADKVETLNLNTTGEGSFLTANVANISVKGNANLSLTTGGKTTTLDASSFGGALDANLTASTNVTSIKGGNGNDKITVKDFAANVVIDGGAGNDELVIKGSTADTLQPTLTNIEKVTIDGNGADLTLSLKKAESVTELSFKNIVETVTESNGNVETVNILANNATDKAVTINDESLKTINFSDVDDKGASVAAKGKIVADKATELTINSNKVTAAADAVVQAANATKIDINAAKDTVGLTLGGVAKLTDLTVNNKGAFALTGSAATDLDSVKNLSVNTEGAFSIATATSLKNLNNLSLNGVSADLSTTVTSIGSSTLSSLEINSNLSGDLKLAATIAAKGDIDINIENGANITAGSTSITSSTGNASVIISSATGDVTLGTVSATKGNVTLNAGNALGAVTLGNITGDIVSIDLGGVLGEINSGSSNKVSITSNEVVYVGSEISKNVVEITAAAGGTDLNAQMIGGANATDSLTLKGAVNTESITASGDLSGGTLTLTLTEATKLSSLDISGVKGITGNVAIELGKAVQGNKTDVSVQGSDAAEQITYTSAASLTDIKISGDLGAGANTITVTTTTAAAALKTIDLSGLSATGGTLASTIALDAGNTAITSVKGSLGADTITVKDENKAVAIDLGKDTAVDIVDVSVVKTADISTDVKIAEDLVSITNALSGDKIKLTGVTSIANRGDLTSEADTLAAALDKLGAGKDGTVVATTAEVFVWKGDTYVVDSVGVDVANDDLIVKLTGIVTFNDTVNANTITVA, from the coding sequence ATGTTAAACAAAACAGATGTTTCAATGCTTTATATCACTATTATGGGTATGGCAAGTGAGGGTGATGGTAATAAGTATTGGTTAGATTATGCCAATAGTAATAGTTTAGGAGTTTCAAGTTTAGCTAATATTATGCTTGATAGTCCAGGGGCGGCTAAATTCTTTGGTGATTCTCTTTTAGCTGGTAATGAGAAAGAGTTTGTTACTAAGATATATAGTATAGCTTTAGGTAGTACTAGTGATGTTGATGGTATTAATTATTGGACTAAGGCTATAACTGGTGGTGGAGAATTTACTGATAGTAAGGGTAATGTTATTAATGTTGCTAGTTTAAGCAAGGGTGATTTAATAGGTGCTATGATTGACTCTATGGTTAATGGTGGTAGTGCTGAGTCTAAGGCTATATTTGAGGCTAAGGCTGCTGCTAGTGATTACTTTGCTGATGCTACTTTGGGTAAGGATATTACTGGATTAGATGAGGGTACTACTTCTAAGTTAATTAGTGAGATTACTAGTGCTAGTGATCTTGATAAGGTTAAGGGTGAGATTGATGGGTTGAAGGAGAGTATAGATGAGGCTGGTTTAAATAAGATAGCACTTACTACTGAGAATGATACTATTACTGGTACTGAGGGTGGAGATCTTATTAGTGGGGTGGTAGGTACTGCTGCTGAGAGTACTTTAAATCCTGGGGATAAGATAGATGGTGGTGCTGGTAATGATGTGCTTAAGGTAGATTTGAAGGGTAACTTCAAAGGCTTAAAAGATGATGGCTACATCAAAAATATAGAAAAACTATCTTTAACTAATAGTAGTGTTTCAAACAGAACATTTGATGCTAAAGGTATAGATGGACTACAAACAGTTGCACTAAGTGGTGAAAAAGGAATTAGCGTTACTAATCTTGCTAATATAGTAGATCTTGAAGTTAGTGGATTTAAAGGAAATAGTTTAAGCATAGACGCTATGTATGCAGAAAAAGTACTTGATGGTAACGCTGATGTACAAAACCTAAAAGTAAATTCTGTTGGTACTAAAGATGCTGGTGTAACAGTTACTGCTGATAAGGTAGAAACTCTAAATTTAAATACTACAGGTGAGGGAAGCTTTTTAACTGCTAACGTGGCTAATATATCTGTAAAAGGAAATGCAAATCTATCTTTAACAACTGGAGGAAAAACAACTACTTTAGATGCTTCTAGCTTTGGTGGAGCTTTAGATGCAAATTTAACTGCATCAACTAATGTTACTAGTATCAAAGGTGGTAATGGTAATGATAAGATAACTGTAAAAGATTTTGCTGCAAATGTAGTAATTGATGGTGGAGCTGGAAATGATGAGCTAGTTATCAAAGGAAGCACTGCTGACACACTTCAACCAACTTTAACAAACATAGAAAAAGTTACTATAGATGGCAATGGTGCAGATCTAACTCTATCATTGAAAAAAGCTGAGAGTGTAACAGAGTTAAGCTTTAAAAATATAGTTGAAACTGTTACTGAGTCAAACGGAAACGTAGAGACAGTTAATATCTTGGCAAATAATGCTACTGATAAAGCAGTAACTATCAATGACGAGAGTTTAAAAACAATTAACTTTTCAGATGTTGATGATAAGGGAGCTAGCGTAGCAGCAAAAGGTAAAATAGTAGCCGATAAAGCAACCGAGCTTACAATTAACTCAAATAAAGTAACAGCTGCTGCTGATGCCGTAGTTCAAGCCGCAAATGCTACAAAAATAGATATAAACGCAGCTAAAGATACTGTTGGTTTAACTCTTGGCGGTGTAGCTAAATTAACTGATTTAACCGTAAATAATAAAGGTGCGTTTGCATTAACAGGCTCAGCTGCTACGGATCTTGATTCGGTAAAAAATCTTAGCGTAAATACCGAAGGAGCATTTAGCATAGCTACTGCTACAAGCTTGAAAAACTTAAATAACTTAAGCTTAAACGGAGTTTCTGCTGATTTATCTACTACAGTTACAAGTATAGGTAGTTCAACACTTTCTTCTTTAGAAATAAATTCTAATTTAAGCGGAGATCTTAAATTAGCTGCAACTATAGCCGCAAAAGGCGATATCGATATCAATATAGAAAACGGAGCTAATATTACAGCAGGAAGTACTAGCATAACTTCATCAACAGGAAATGCTAGTGTGATCATCTCTTCAGCTACTGGAGATGTTACTTTAGGAACTGTATCAGCTACTAAAGGTAACGTAACTCTAAATGCAGGAAATGCTTTAGGAGCAGTTACTTTAGGAAATATTACTGGTGATATAGTAAGTATAGATCTAGGTGGGGTATTAGGAGAGATAAATAGTGGTAGTAGTAATAAAGTATCAATTACATCAAACGAAGTAGTTTATGTAGGTTCAGAGATCAGTAAAAACGTAGTAGAGATAACTGCAGCTGCTGGTGGTACTGACTTAAATGCTCAAATGATTGGTGGAGCAAATGCTACTGACTCATTAACACTAAAAGGTGCAGTAAATACTGAATCTATAACTGCTAGTGGAGATTTAAGTGGTGGAACTTTAACTCTTACTTTAACGGAGGCTACTAAACTAAGTAGTTTGGATATAAGCGGGGTTAAGGGTATAACAGGTAATGTTGCAATCGAACTAGGTAAAGCAGTACAAGGTAATAAAACAGATGTAAGCGTACAAGGTAGCGACGCTGCTGAACAGATAACATATACTTCAGCTGCGAGTCTTACAGATATAAAAATATCTGGCGATCTAGGAGCAGGAGCTAACACTATAACCGTTACTACAACAACCGCAGCTGCTGCATTAAAGACTATAGATCTAAGCGGATTAAGCGCTACTGGCGGAACTCTTGCTAGTACGATTGCTCTTGATGCTGGAAATACGGCTATTACTTCTGTTAAGGGTAGCTTAGGTGCCGATACTATAACTGTTAAAGATGAAAATAAAGCAGTAGCTATAGATCTAGGAAAAGATACTGCGGTAGATATTGTAGATGTAAGTGTAGTTAAAACAGCGGATATATCAACTGATGTAAAAATAGCAGAAGATTTAGTAAGTATAACTAACGCTTTATCCGGAGATAAGATAAAACTTACAGGTGTTACTAGCATAGCAAATAGAGGAGATTTAACTAGTGAAGCAGATACACTGGCAGCTGCGTTAGATAAGTTAGGTGCAGGCAAAGATGGAACTGTAGTTGCTACTACTGCTGAAGTATTTGTTTGGAAAGGCGATACATACGTAGTTGATTCTGTTGGAGTAGACGTCGCAAATGATGATTTAATTGTTAAATTAACAGGTATCGTTACATTTAATGACACTGTTAATGCTAATACAATCACAGTAGCTTAA